The following proteins come from a genomic window of Athalia rosae chromosome 1, iyAthRosa1.1, whole genome shotgun sequence:
- the LOC105690950 gene encoding protein yippee-like 5, whose product MGVIFLEHIGGTRLFSCAACDTNLTNRSQLISTRFTGATGRAFLFNKVVNLNYSEVQDRVMLTGRHMVRDVSCKNCDAKLGWVYEFATDENQRYKEGRVILERALVTETDGMGENI is encoded by the exons ATGGGAGTTATTTTTCTTGAACATATTGGAGGCACTCGGTTATTCTCATGTGCCGCTTGTGACACGAATTTAACGAATCGTAGCCAATTAATAAGCACACGATTTACCGGAGCTACTGGACGTGCCTTTTTATTTAACAAAGTAGTCAACCTTAATTACAG TGAGGTACAAGACAGAGTCATGCTGACCGGTCGACATATGGTACGTGATGTGAGCTGCAAGAATTGTGATGCTAAACTTGGATGGGTATACGAGTTTGCAACTGATGAAAATCAACGATATAAAGAGGGCCGAGTTATCTTGGAACGTGCCCTTGTCACGGAAACTGATGGCATGGGCGAAAATATCTAA
- the LOC105690948 gene encoding uncharacterized protein LOC105690948 isoform X1, whose product MSSTMSHEILNLLCSSMKLERDRAISDLNKTLPASSGTIIQEIKDALVNAVKNKGSSWEIKYGCLLGAKTVTNYLNIENENDQVFINKYKDTAIQYLVDDEPRVRLAAGEVLGALCAKTGPLLYSEIKTPLVNLLLSQIDSQSTDQHQIIHKIATSSKSNEITELHETSSASSTLETTLKCFQNLVESYGYQFQPFIDFELLNLVFRSTKHSCRFVRETAFYLCASLVASGEDDSMYDYEKHDNAVVDSYGNEFAHHLSSGLSDNWSQVRLAASIATRKFLMALPIAQSREAYYPELLPKICLNRYYVAEGVRNYSQETWRQVTGADGKILVEKFINETVEYYIIATESHNHPVREAACSCIAELATKIDPECVRSHVGRLLSTLGVCFADDSWPVRDAACLACGSLIQTFPQESQAALPSLYPMFYRNLEDPIASVRQGAAIGLSNTVRAYGGLILTEIQQRIIMGLNGVRNQPDSSLQFLEPNSRLNTTYTSNRRCPQVTDPTNDVPMSKHSKNYHGDLTSRRPSEPWELADGCIYLLGELAMIGGPALYVVTEVLPLLAEVSKLHHYRSHLQLLENLCKTLPIIGTNAGKKYTKSFVQEFFDPIFYALESENALTSSAASQCLNTLSSLIGPSILRAKVQSHNPSYLHHLDANIHIAPL is encoded by the exons ATGAGTTCAACTATGTCGCATGAAATTTTGAACCTTCTATGTAGCTCGATGAAGTTAGAACGTGATCGAGCGATATCTGATCTGAACAAAACACTGCCAGCATCCAGCGGCACTATCATACAAGAAATCAAAGACGCCTTGGTAAATGCTGTGAAAAATAAGGGTAGTTCCTGGGAGATCAAATATGGCTGTTTACTAGGCGCTAAAACAGTTACCAATTACCTCAacatagaaaatgaaaacgatcaagtatttataaataaatataaagatACCGCTATACAGTATCTTGTTGACGATGAACCTCGTGTACGATTGGCTGCTG GGGAAGTTCTGGGAGCACTTTGTGCTAAAACGGGCCCTCTCTTGTATTCTGAGATAAAAACACCCCTCGTCAATCTGCTATTGAGCCAGATAGATTCTCAGAGTACAGATCAACATCAGATTATACATAAAATTGCGACCAGCTCG AAATCAAACGAGATAACTGAACTCCATGAAACGAGCAGTGCCTCATCAACCTTGGAAACGACATTGAAATGTTTCCAAAATCTCGTCGAAAGTTATGGTTACCAATTCCAACCATTCATTGATTTTGAGTTGTTAAATTTGGTATTTCGAAGCACAAAGCACTCTTGCCGTTTTGTAAGAGAAACTGCATTTTATCTTTGTGCATCTTTAGTCGCGAGTGGAGAGGATGATTCCATGTATG ATTATGAAAAACACGACAACGCTGTAGTAGATTCGTATGGAAATGAATTTGCTCATCATCTGTCATCTGGTCTGTCAGACAATTGGTCACAAGTTCGTTTAGCAGCTAGCATTGCAACGCGTAAATTTTTAATGGCCTTACCAATAGCCCAATCCAGGGAAGCATATTACCCTGAGCTGTTACCTAAGATATGTTTAAACAG ATACTACGTAGCCGAAGGAGTCAGGAACTATTCACAAGAAACTTGGCGACAGGTTACAGGTGCTGATGGCAAAAtattagttgaaaaattcataaatgaaACGGTTGAATACTATATCATA GCCACTGAGAGTCACAATCACCCAGTAAGGGAAGCGGCATGTTCCTGTATTGCAGAATTAGCAACAAAAATTGACCCAGAATGTGTCCGCTCACACGTCGGACGGCTGTTGTCTACACTTGGTGTCTGTTTCGCAGACGATTCCTGGCCTGTCAGAGATG CGGCATGCTTAGCTTGTGGCAGCCTAATCCAAACATTTCCACAAGAATCTCAAGCAGCTCTTCCAAGTCTGTATCCTATGTTTTATCGGAATTTAGAAGATCCTATCGCAAGTGTACGTCAAGGTGCAGCAATTGGACTGAGTAATACAGTACGAGCCTACGGTGGTTTAATCTTGACTGAAATCCAGCAAAGAATTATTATGGGCTTGAATGGTGTTAGAAATCAACCAGACTCTAGTCTACAATTTTTAGAACCTAACTCTAGGCTAAATACCACCTACACGAGTAATCGTAGGTGTCCGCAGGTCACGGATCCCACAAATGATGTACCC ATGAGTAAGCATAGTAAGAATTATCATGGCGATCTTACCTCACGCAGACCAAGCGAACCTTGGGAGCTAGCAGACgg GTGCATTTATTTACTGGGAGAGCTGGCAATGATAGGAGGGCCTGCTCTTTACGTGGTGACAGAAGTTTTACCACTGCTCGCAGAAGTTTCTAAGCTACATCACTATAGAAGTCACTTGCAGCTTCTAGAGAATCTCTGTAAAACTCTTCCTATTATTGGTACTAATGCAGGGAAAAAGTACACAAAATCGTTTGTACAGGAATTCTTTGACCCCATCTTTTATGCACTAGAAAGTGAGAACGCATTGACATCTAGTGCAGCTAGTCAATGTTTGAACACGTTGAGCTCTTTAATAGGCCCATCTATACTACGTGCAAAAGTGCAGTCACATAATCCAAG CTATCTCCATCATTTGGATGCAAACATTCACATAGCTCCGTTATAA
- the LOC105690948 gene encoding uncharacterized protein LOC105690948 isoform X3 yields the protein MNLVYDWLLKSNEITELHETSSASSTLETTLKCFQNLVESYGYQFQPFIDFELLNLVFRSTKHSCRFVRETAFYLCASLVASGEDDSMYDYEKHDNAVVDSYGNEFAHHLSSGLSDNWSQVRLAASIATRKFLMALPIAQSREAYYPELLPKICLNRYYVAEGVRNYSQETWRQVTGADGKILVEKFINETVEYYIIATESHNHPVREAACSCIAELATKIDPECVRSHVGRLLSTLGVCFADDSWPVRDAACLACGSLIQTFPQESQAALPSLYPMFYRNLEDPIASVRQGAAIGLSNTVRAYGGLILTEIQQRIIMGLNGVRNQPDSSLQFLEPNSRLNTTYTSNRRCPQVTDPTNDVPMSKHSKNYHGDLTSRRPSEPWELADGCIYLLGELAMIGGPALYVVTEVLPLLAEVSKLHHYRSHLQLLENLCKTLPIIGTNAGKKYTKSFVQEFFDPIFYALESENALTSSAASQCLNTLSSLIGPSILRAKVQSHNPSYLHHLDANIHIAPL from the exons ATGAACCTCGTGTACGATTGGCTGCTG AAATCAAACGAGATAACTGAACTCCATGAAACGAGCAGTGCCTCATCAACCTTGGAAACGACATTGAAATGTTTCCAAAATCTCGTCGAAAGTTATGGTTACCAATTCCAACCATTCATTGATTTTGAGTTGTTAAATTTGGTATTTCGAAGCACAAAGCACTCTTGCCGTTTTGTAAGAGAAACTGCATTTTATCTTTGTGCATCTTTAGTCGCGAGTGGAGAGGATGATTCCATGTATG ATTATGAAAAACACGACAACGCTGTAGTAGATTCGTATGGAAATGAATTTGCTCATCATCTGTCATCTGGTCTGTCAGACAATTGGTCACAAGTTCGTTTAGCAGCTAGCATTGCAACGCGTAAATTTTTAATGGCCTTACCAATAGCCCAATCCAGGGAAGCATATTACCCTGAGCTGTTACCTAAGATATGTTTAAACAG ATACTACGTAGCCGAAGGAGTCAGGAACTATTCACAAGAAACTTGGCGACAGGTTACAGGTGCTGATGGCAAAAtattagttgaaaaattcataaatgaaACGGTTGAATACTATATCATA GCCACTGAGAGTCACAATCACCCAGTAAGGGAAGCGGCATGTTCCTGTATTGCAGAATTAGCAACAAAAATTGACCCAGAATGTGTCCGCTCACACGTCGGACGGCTGTTGTCTACACTTGGTGTCTGTTTCGCAGACGATTCCTGGCCTGTCAGAGATG CGGCATGCTTAGCTTGTGGCAGCCTAATCCAAACATTTCCACAAGAATCTCAAGCAGCTCTTCCAAGTCTGTATCCTATGTTTTATCGGAATTTAGAAGATCCTATCGCAAGTGTACGTCAAGGTGCAGCAATTGGACTGAGTAATACAGTACGAGCCTACGGTGGTTTAATCTTGACTGAAATCCAGCAAAGAATTATTATGGGCTTGAATGGTGTTAGAAATCAACCAGACTCTAGTCTACAATTTTTAGAACCTAACTCTAGGCTAAATACCACCTACACGAGTAATCGTAGGTGTCCGCAGGTCACGGATCCCACAAATGATGTACCC ATGAGTAAGCATAGTAAGAATTATCATGGCGATCTTACCTCACGCAGACCAAGCGAACCTTGGGAGCTAGCAGACgg GTGCATTTATTTACTGGGAGAGCTGGCAATGATAGGAGGGCCTGCTCTTTACGTGGTGACAGAAGTTTTACCACTGCTCGCAGAAGTTTCTAAGCTACATCACTATAGAAGTCACTTGCAGCTTCTAGAGAATCTCTGTAAAACTCTTCCTATTATTGGTACTAATGCAGGGAAAAAGTACACAAAATCGTTTGTACAGGAATTCTTTGACCCCATCTTTTATGCACTAGAAAGTGAGAACGCATTGACATCTAGTGCAGCTAGTCAATGTTTGAACACGTTGAGCTCTTTAATAGGCCCATCTATACTACGTGCAAAAGTGCAGTCACATAATCCAAG CTATCTCCATCATTTGGATGCAAACATTCACATAGCTCCGTTATAA
- the LOC105690948 gene encoding uncharacterized protein LOC105690948 isoform X2: MSSTMSHEILNLLCSSMKLERDRAISDLNKTLPASSGTIIQEIKDALVNAVKNKGSSWEIKYGCLLGAKTVTNYLNIENENDQVFINKYKDTAIQYLVDDEPRVRLAAGEVLGALCAKTGPLLYSEIKTPLVNLLLSQIDSQSTDQHQIIHKIATSSKSNEITELHETSSASSTLETTLKCFQNLVESYGYQFQPFIDFELLNLVFRSTKHSCRFVRETAFYLCASLVASGEDDSMYDYEKHDNAVVDSYGNEFAHHLSSGLSDNWSQVRLAASIATRKFLMALPIAQSREAYYPELLPKICLNRYYVAEGVRNYSQETWRQVTGADGKILVEKFINETVEYYIIATESHNHPVREAACSCIAELATKIDPECVRSHVGRLLSTLGVCFADDSWPVRDAACLACGSLIQTFPQESQAALPSLYPMFYRNLEDPIASVRQGAAIGLSNTVRAYGGLILTEIQQRIIMGLNGVRNQPDSSLQFLEPNSRLNTTYTSNRRCPQVTDPTNDVPMSKHSKNYHGDLTSRRPSEPWELADGCIYLLGELAMIGGPALYVVTEVLPLLAEVSKLHHYRSHLQLLENLCKTLPIIGTNAGKKYTKSFVQEFFDPIFYALESENALTSSAASQCLNTLSSLIGPSILRAKVQSHNPR, encoded by the exons ATGAGTTCAACTATGTCGCATGAAATTTTGAACCTTCTATGTAGCTCGATGAAGTTAGAACGTGATCGAGCGATATCTGATCTGAACAAAACACTGCCAGCATCCAGCGGCACTATCATACAAGAAATCAAAGACGCCTTGGTAAATGCTGTGAAAAATAAGGGTAGTTCCTGGGAGATCAAATATGGCTGTTTACTAGGCGCTAAAACAGTTACCAATTACCTCAacatagaaaatgaaaacgatcaagtatttataaataaatataaagatACCGCTATACAGTATCTTGTTGACGATGAACCTCGTGTACGATTGGCTGCTG GGGAAGTTCTGGGAGCACTTTGTGCTAAAACGGGCCCTCTCTTGTATTCTGAGATAAAAACACCCCTCGTCAATCTGCTATTGAGCCAGATAGATTCTCAGAGTACAGATCAACATCAGATTATACATAAAATTGCGACCAGCTCG AAATCAAACGAGATAACTGAACTCCATGAAACGAGCAGTGCCTCATCAACCTTGGAAACGACATTGAAATGTTTCCAAAATCTCGTCGAAAGTTATGGTTACCAATTCCAACCATTCATTGATTTTGAGTTGTTAAATTTGGTATTTCGAAGCACAAAGCACTCTTGCCGTTTTGTAAGAGAAACTGCATTTTATCTTTGTGCATCTTTAGTCGCGAGTGGAGAGGATGATTCCATGTATG ATTATGAAAAACACGACAACGCTGTAGTAGATTCGTATGGAAATGAATTTGCTCATCATCTGTCATCTGGTCTGTCAGACAATTGGTCACAAGTTCGTTTAGCAGCTAGCATTGCAACGCGTAAATTTTTAATGGCCTTACCAATAGCCCAATCCAGGGAAGCATATTACCCTGAGCTGTTACCTAAGATATGTTTAAACAG ATACTACGTAGCCGAAGGAGTCAGGAACTATTCACAAGAAACTTGGCGACAGGTTACAGGTGCTGATGGCAAAAtattagttgaaaaattcataaatgaaACGGTTGAATACTATATCATA GCCACTGAGAGTCACAATCACCCAGTAAGGGAAGCGGCATGTTCCTGTATTGCAGAATTAGCAACAAAAATTGACCCAGAATGTGTCCGCTCACACGTCGGACGGCTGTTGTCTACACTTGGTGTCTGTTTCGCAGACGATTCCTGGCCTGTCAGAGATG CGGCATGCTTAGCTTGTGGCAGCCTAATCCAAACATTTCCACAAGAATCTCAAGCAGCTCTTCCAAGTCTGTATCCTATGTTTTATCGGAATTTAGAAGATCCTATCGCAAGTGTACGTCAAGGTGCAGCAATTGGACTGAGTAATACAGTACGAGCCTACGGTGGTTTAATCTTGACTGAAATCCAGCAAAGAATTATTATGGGCTTGAATGGTGTTAGAAATCAACCAGACTCTAGTCTACAATTTTTAGAACCTAACTCTAGGCTAAATACCACCTACACGAGTAATCGTAGGTGTCCGCAGGTCACGGATCCCACAAATGATGTACCC ATGAGTAAGCATAGTAAGAATTATCATGGCGATCTTACCTCACGCAGACCAAGCGAACCTTGGGAGCTAGCAGACgg GTGCATTTATTTACTGGGAGAGCTGGCAATGATAGGAGGGCCTGCTCTTTACGTGGTGACAGAAGTTTTACCACTGCTCGCAGAAGTTTCTAAGCTACATCACTATAGAAGTCACTTGCAGCTTCTAGAGAATCTCTGTAAAACTCTTCCTATTATTGGTACTAATGCAGGGAAAAAGTACACAAAATCGTTTGTACAGGAATTCTTTGACCCCATCTTTTATGCACTAGAAAGTGAGAACGCATTGACATCTAGTGCAGCTAGTCAATGTTTGAACACGTTGAGCTCTTTAATAGGCCCATCTATACTACGTGCAAAAGTGCAGTCACATAATCCAAGGTAA